In the Malania oleifera isolate guangnan ecotype guangnan chromosome 1, ASM2987363v1, whole genome shotgun sequence genome, one interval contains:
- the LOC131145122 gene encoding transcription factor ILR3, whose amino-acid sequence MGNLNSSRLFIFPSLIALFARKSPPFPPSKHPLPHPIAHPLAGEICFPVLSREMVSPENTNWLFDYGLIEDIPVPDGSFPAPASGFSWPLQALNGSSNPSVEIDGSFGDSDGPKDGGSKKRVRSESCGASSSKACREKLRRDKLNDKFLELGSILEPGRPPKSDKAAILIDAVRMVTQLRGEAQKLKDTNSNLQEKIKELKAEKNELRDEKQRLKAEKEKLEQQIKAMSGQPSFLPPPPAIPAAFAAQGQPGGNKLVPFIGYPGVAMWQFMPPAAVDTSQDHVLRPPVA is encoded by the exons ATGGGGAATCTCAACTCCTCACGCCTCTTTATTTTCCCCTCTCTGATTGCCCTTTTCGCGAGAAAAAGCCCCCCTTTCCCTCCCTCCAAACACCCACTCCCACATCCCATTGCCCATCCACTCGCCGGAGAAATCTGTTTTCCGGTACTGTCTCGGGAAATGGTGTCTCCGGAAAACACCAATTGGCTCTTCGATTACGGCTTGATCGAGGATATCCCCGTCCCAGATGGGAGCTTCCCTGCTCCAGCTTCGGGCTTCTCCTGGCCCTTGCAGGCCCTGAACGGTTCTTCTAATCCCAG TGTTGAAATTGATGGCTCATTCGGGGATTCAGATGGCCCTAAGGATGGAGGCTCAAAAAAGAG GGTGAGATCTGAATCTTGTGGTGCATCTAGCTCCAAAGCATGTAGGGAGAAGTTGCGGAGGGATAAATTAAATGACAA GTTTTTGGAGCTGGGTTCTATACTGGAGCCTGGTAGGCCTCCTAAATCGGACAAGGCTGCTATTCTGATAGATGCTGTTAGAATGGTGACTCAGCTGCGTGGTGAAGCCCAGAAGTTGAAGGACACAAATTCGAATCTCCAGGAGAAGATCAAAGAGTTGAAG GCTGAGAAGAATGAGCTGCGTGACGAAAAGCAGAGGTTAAAGGCAGAGAAGGAGAAGCTAGAACAGCAAATAAAAGCCATGAGTGGGCAACCCAGCTTCCTGCCCCCACCTCCTGCCATTCCTGCTGCATTTGCTGCACAGGGCCAACCTGGTGGCAACAAGTTGGTGCCTTTCATTGGTTACCCAGGAGTCGCAATGTGGCAGTTCATGCCGCCTGCTGCAGTAGACACATCGCAAGATCATGTACTCCGTCCTCCTGTTGCCTAA
- the LOC131145116 gene encoding uncharacterized protein LOC131145116 — protein MASTAFKIHLQSSKTANPPTHFPINRSLFKPSSFPAPKQWQHQEVYSCIPLFTQKPAYSYRPKVLYTSLQFSLPSPTPPTSKDEAILQAKTCLSTTLEKPLNNPKLTSKLKKIKQPRFRVEIPVVDDSPSSISALALDVFGDIAIKRKGSSVRILMLWPNPTFTEAAVKAFDSVSSSQVQHMDVAAVTSGNTRILNSADVAVFLAPEASQLAVIKTITQSLYPTPVVVFNPRWGYEEESDFGELKGFVQSFEVVYSFAGLEVRGIVSKRKGVIFKCLRDGVLSGERWAVLVEEGGELKVVSRFKARPSIGEVENVLYNLMAINSPITKSAKFLRDLVSNVTGKK, from the coding sequence ATGGCTTCCACCGCCTTCAAAATCCATTTGCAAAGCTCCAAAACTGCAAATCCGCCAACCCATTTTCCAATCAACAGAAGTCTCTTCAAGCCTTCCTCATTTCCTGCACCAAAGCAATGGCAACACCAAGAAGTCTATTCCTGCATCCCTTTGTTCACTCAGAAACCAGCTTACAGCTACAGGCCGAAAGTCCTTTATACATCCCTCCAATTCTCCCTACCTTCTCCCACCCCACCCACTTCTAAAGACGAGGCCATCCTCCAAGCTAAAACTTGCCTCTCAACCACTCTAGAAAAGCCTCTCAACAACCCCAAGCTCACCAGCAAACTCAAGAAGATAAAGCAGCCAAGGTTCCGGGTTGAAATTCCCGTGGTCGATGACTCGCCCTCATCGATCTCCGCCCTCGCTTTGGACGTCTTTGGAGACATAGCCATCAAAAGAAAAGGTTCATCAGTGAGGATCCTAATGTTATGGCCAAATCCCACCTTCACCGAGGCTGCAGTTAAAGCTTTTGACTCTGTATCTTCAAGCCAGGTCCAGCACATGGACGTTGCTGCAGTTACCAGCGGGAATACCAGAATTTTGAATTCTGCAGATGTGGCAGTGTTTTTGGCGCCAGAAGCTTCTCAATTGGCAGTAATCAAAACAATCACCCAGAGTTTGTATCCGACACCGGTGGTGGTTTTCAACCCGAGATGGGGGTACGAGGAGGAGAGTGATTTTGGGGAGCTGAAGGGTTTTGTGCAGTCATTTGAGGTGGTATATTCATTTGCAGGATTGGAGGTGAGAGGGATTGTCAGCAAGAGAAAAGGAGTGATTTTCAAGTGTTTGAGGGATGGAGTCTTGAGTGGTGAGAGGTGGGCAGTTCTTGTTGAGGAAGGAGGAGAATTAAAAGTGGTTTCAAGGTTTAAGGCACGACCATCGATTGGGGAAGTTGAGAATGTCTTGTATAATTTAATGGCGATTAATTCGCCCATTACAAAGTCTGCAAAGTTTTTGAGGGATTTAGTTTCAAATGTAACTGGGAAAAAGTAG